The segment aggagaaggagaaggagaaggagaaggagaaggagaaggagaaggagaaggagaaggagaaggagaaggagaaggagaagggaaaagtcAAACTTTGAGTATTGAGCAGCCTGACTGCTCAGTACTCACCCCTTGTGTCCAGATCAGCAAAGGAATTTATTGTTCTTATCACTGCTGGTGCTCCTGGTTTATTCATAGGAACAGGGAATGAttcaagttggaagggaccttaaagctcatcccattccactgtcccaggctgctccagccccagtgtccagcctggccttgggcactgccagggatccaggggcagccacagctgctctgggcaccctgtgccagggcctgcccaccctcccagccatgAATTCCTCTCTAATAATTcttgatattattattatttaacagAGCTCATCTTTACTCTACTGGCTCACCAAAAATGGAGCTGCATCCCTGTTTATCCCCAGGAAAGCTCTTTTCCAATGTCTGAACTTGCAGCAGTCAGCACAAAGGCTCATTCCCAGATCCGACAGGATGACTGATGCAAGCTGTCAGCCAATATTTGACTTTCCAGGTGAGATTAGATTTAGcttttaatttaatataaacATAAAGTGTGCAGTGCAAGGCACTTACTGCACAGGCAACTGCTCCCAGCCTTGTGCAGGCTGGAGACTCCTTAAAGACATCCCTGCTCTTTTGGGCAGTTTCCTCCCGTTATCCAGTGGAGTTGGAAAATCCTGAGTGTTCTGAATCCCCTTAGGGAAGGACACAGCAAAGGTAAGTTGATGTTAGCAAGTctatttccttttgaaaaatgaaagcaatttttGATGTAAATCaaggaaaaagcagattttacaGACAGTAAAGGCagtttgtatttatattttctcatttaGTCTTATTAATTAGCTTTATCCCCTATATTTGAGTATGTGTGAGGGTATAACTGCAGAGGGATCCACCTGCACGAGTACCTGAATCCCTGTGTGCACACAAGGCTGAATTCCTGAATTCCTGAATTCCTGAATTCCTGAATTCCTGAATTGAAAGACATCCCAAATTTCGTATTAGCAATGAGAACTCACTGCCCCTTCCCCCTGGGTGCAGCAAACTCCTTGTTCTTGAGGATTGGACTGGGAACAAAGGGCTTTGGGGGGAAGATTTCCACAGGTTTGGGGCTTGGTTGGCCTGGAGAACTGAAGGAACTGCCCACATAAAAGTGGGAGGGAATGGGATCTGGTGGGAATGGGATCTGGTGGGACTGGGATCTGTGTGAGAATGGGATCTGGTGGGAATGGGATCTGTGTGGGAATGGGATCtggtgggaatgggatcagtgtgggaatgggatctggtgggaatgggatcagTGTGGGAATGGGATCAGTGTGGGAATGGGATATGTGTGGGAATGGGATCTGTGTGGGAATGGGATCAGTGTGAGAATGGGATCTGGTGGGAATGGGATCtggtgggaatgggatcagtgtgggaatgggatctgagtgggaatgggatcagtgtgggaatgggatctggtgggaatgggatcagTGTGGGAATGGGATCTGTGTGGGAATGGGATCTGTGTGGGAATGGGATCTGTGTGGGAATGGGATCGGTGTGGGAATGGGATCtggtgggaatgggatcagTGTTGGAATGGGATCAGTGTGGGAATGAGATCAGTGTGGGAATGAGATCAGTGTGGGAATGGGATCAGTGTGGGAATGGGATCtggtgggaatgggatcagTGTTGGAATGAGATCAGTGTGGGAATGGGATCTGTGTGGGAATGGGATCTGTGTGGGAATGGGATCTGTGTGGGAATGGGATCAGTGTGGGAAGGAATGCTGGAGGGGGATTCCCCCCTGTGGGACACACAGCTGGTTCATGGGgtctgagcagcactggggtcTGAATTTTGGGATAAACAGGGTCAGACATGGCTTTGCAGCACCAGGCAGTGTCTCTGCCCCTTCTGACTGTCCAAATGGTCCCTGAGGCCACTCCAGGGATGGAGTCTCAGCCTCCATGTCCCTCCCATGTCTTTGTCTCCTCAGGAGAAATCCTTCCTCCCCTGGAGTTTCCCTCTGTAGGGAAGGGACAATGCCACAAACCCTGTGACAGGACCATGGGGACCTTCACCAGTGTCCCACAGAGAAAAGGGACGCAGTGggcaccaggatgagcagagggctggagcagctctgctggcaggaaaggctggcacagctggcattgctcagcctgggcaggagaagctctgggctgagctcagggtggccttgcagggcctgaaggagccccaggaaagctgcagagagacaattgccaagggctgcagggacaggagccagggaatggctcccagtgccagagggcagggctggatgggctcttgggaatcaggaattgttccctggcagggtgggcaggccctggcacagggtgcccagagcagctgtggctgcccctgcatccctggcagtgcccaaggccaggctggacactggggctggagcagcctgggacagtgggaggtgtccctgccatggcaggggtggcaccgGATGGATTTTAAGGTCCTCTTTAAGGTCTTTAGGTCCTCTCTGGccaatctgtgccagtgccaaaTGGTACCAGAATTTTGGGCAGTGATTTGGGCAATGTGTTCTCCATGCATGCCCAGAAAGTTGTTCCTTAATTGTTCCTTCTTCCTGTTCTGCCTTTACTCTGCGTTATCTGACTGAAAGGATGGGAACAACCCCATGatattccattttcctttccattaaataaaacccctttaaaccctggcagtgcccaaggccaggctggacactggggctggggcagcctgggacagggggaggtgtccctgccatggcaggggtggcactgggtgggatttaaggtcccttcccttCAGAGGGTGACTGTTACTAGGTAATTGTCATAACCCTGACAAAATACTCCAAACCAAGTCTTTTAATACACATCtgattaaaaagaatattttcttgtctCTAGCAGCATAACTGGCAAGGATGGCCAAGCTGCAAAACTTCACTTGGGCAGTGGAAGATATTTTCAAGGACACCTTCCTCAATTACATgaacagctggaggagaaaCATGACAGAGGCAGCGAATAAACTGCAGGCTGAGGTGGCTGCTGAGAACTTTGACTACGTTATCCTCTACCTGATGGTGATGATTGGGATGTTCTCCTTCATCATCGTGGCCATCCTGGTGAGCACGGTGAAATCCAAGAGGAGGGAGCACTCCAACGATCCCTACCACCAGTACATCGTGGAGGACTGGGGAGAGAAGTACAAAAACCAGGTTCTGAATCCAGAAGATCTTAAGTGTGTGATCCATGAAAACCTGGGGGCGAGGGATAAAGCAAGCCCGGAATCTCCCTGACTTTCTGGGAATGCCAGCAGTGAGGGATTCACTGGAATTCCAAAGAGCTGTGGAAGGgttgattaaattaacacacagGTCAATGGATAATGGAGTCCTGAGGAAATCAATGGGATGGTTCCCGTGAGGATCTTGGGAAAGTCCAAGAAAAATCTATGATTGTGCTTCCCTTTGATATTCTGTTCTTTAGGAAAATAAAGACAAGACGTGGATAACTTGATTATTTGAGCATTTTTTAAACCCATGAGCAGATCTGGATGTTCCCACCTCAGAAAAACTGTGAATTAGTGGTCAAAAGTGCTGATTTAGATCCAAACTGTGTGACTTAAGCCCACCttaaaaaataacttgaaaatGTCCAGTAAAATCCTCAATCTCCACGGATTGATTGAACAACCAATTAGGGAATGAATCACAGGAAGGACCTGATACCTGCACACACTCACTCCCAACTCCATTTTAGTGATCTGATTCGTATTTGCTCTCGTGTTGAATCATAAATGACAAAGCTTCTTTTCTTTGGAAGCCTTTGGCTTGTCTTGGACACAGGTCTTGAGATTTGAGGTGATACcattgatgccttgggaaggctgagctggagcagagactggacagagctggagaataaagcagggatttattgaaaggcctttaaggatacaccttgggcaggacagggcctggccagggctacaccaaggtggacacaaaatgggcacaaaatggacacaaaatggacacaaaatggacaaacggtCACAGTCTCacacttttctaagttttgttCCATTAACATATTGgagttaattgtccaattccagctgcaggtgatgcagtcccatccttcttgttctctcccttcagccccccttgtttgtgcttttgggctgaacacttgtcccagctgtccttggtgtgcagcaggagaaggatttgttttgtgtccctgctgtgtgcagagctgagtgagcctgagtgtgagctcagagctgcaccctgggcagcacaggggctggaaaacagcaaagggaaaatttAAGGCATCACCATCATGCTCCAGACGTGCTGGAGGTGCAAAAGAAGCACAACCAGCAGGCTGAAGGAAGGGATTCTCCTCTACTCTGCTCTTCTGAacccccacctgcagagctgcctccagaacaacaccaaaaaaggtggagctgctggagagtcCAGAGAGGGTGCGGGGCTGTTTCacagagcccctctgctctggggccaggctgggagagctggggatgctcacttggagaggagaagctccagggagagctcagagcccctgccagggcctgaaggggctccaggaaagcaggagaACGACTTATCACATAGCAATGTattgataggacaaggggaaatggccttaAGTTGAAGGTTTGtcagatgttaggaagaaattcttcagtatgagggtggtgaggccctggcacaggttgcccagagaggttgtggactccccattcctggaaatgttcgAGGCCaagctggacagggcttgaGGCAACCCGgactgtcccaggctgctccagccccagtgtccagcctggccttgggcactgccagggatgcaggggcagccacagctgctctgggcaccctgtgccagggcctgcccaccctgccagggaacaattcctgattcccaagagcccatccagccctgccctctggcactgggagccattccctggctcctgtccctgcagcccttggcaattgtctctctccagctttcctggggctccttcaggccctgcaaggccaccctgagctcagcccagagcttctcctgcccaggctgagcaatgccagctgtgccagcctttcctgccagcagagctgctccagccctctgctcatcctggagcctcctctgggctctctccagcagctccacgtcctccctgtgctgggaattccagggctggggcagctctgcaggtgggctctcacctgcgggggcacaggggcacagccccaatccctctcctgatcccagtccctctcctgatcccaatccctctcctgatcccagtccctctcctgatcccaatccctctcctgatcccagtccctctcctgatcccaatccctctcctgatcccaatccctctcctgctgcccgcACAGGGCTCTGGGACCTCCCCGCGGTGCTTGCCGGAGCAGCTTTAGCGCAGAACTGCtcattttggggaggaaaagcggagccctcccagccccggcGCCGCAGCCGAgcgggcggagcggccccggccgggAGCTCCGTGCGGcagcgccgcccccgcccgccaTGGCCGCCCTCAGGTACGACCGGCCCGGGCCCCTTCcgtccttcctttcttccttcctcccttcccctcacGGTCCCGCGGGGCTCCGGGGAACCCCAGCCCGCATCGCCGCCGGCCCTGAGCGCTCCGCTCCCCGCAGCTTCGGCTGCTCTCCGGCGCCGggcctgctgcctgcccagcccggcCTGCCCTGTCcggcctgccctgcccggcctgccctgcccggcctgccctgcccggcctgccctgcccggcctgccctgcccggcctgccctgccctgccctgcccggcctgCCCAGCCCGGCCTCCCTGTccgctcctgccctgcccggcctgccctgcccggcctcCCTGTccgctcctgccctgcccggcctgccctgcccggcctgCCCTGTccgctcctgccctgcccggcctgccctgccctgccctgccctgccctgccctgccctgccctgcccggcctgccctgccctgcccggcctgccctgcccggcctgccctgcccggcctcCCTGTccgctcctgccctgcccggcctgccctgcccggcctgccctgccctgccctgccctgcccggcctgccctgccctgcccggcctgccctgcccggcctgccctgcccggcctcCCTGTccgctcctgccctgcccggcctgccctgcccggcctgccctgcccggcctgcccctgccccttcTTCACCCCTGCTCCTTGCTCTCCAGGCCTTGTCCTTTTTCTCCAACCCCTCTTTCCTTGATCTCCAGccccctttccttctctccagtCCCCTCCATGTTCCTCACCCCTCTTTCCTTGATCTCCAgccccctttccttccctccagtcCCTCCTGTGTTCCTCACCCCTCTTTCCTTGATCTCCAACcccccttccttctctccagtCCCTCCTGTGTTCCTCACCCCGCTTTCCTTGATCTCCACccccctttccttctctccagtCCCTCCTGTGTTCCTCGCCCCTCTTTCCTTGATCTCCAGccccctttccttctctccagtCCCTCCTGTGTTCCTCACCCCTCTTTCCTTGATCTCCACCCcccccttccttctctccagtCCCTCCTGTGTTCCTCGCCCCTCTCTCCTTGATCTCCAGccccctttccttctctccagtCCCTCCTGTGTTCCTCACCCCTCGTTCCTTGATCTCCACCCCCCCCCTTTATGCTCtccacccctccctgctctccgGTCCTCTCCACTGTTGTTCTCCAGCCTCTTCCTTGCTCTCCAGCCCCCTTTACTTGGTACccacctctccctcctggcTCACCAGACCCCCCTTCCTTGTTCTCCattgctttccttcctctccaggCCCTCCTATTCTTGTTCTCcactctcctcctttcccttcagcCCCCCTCTTTATTCTCGAGACATTCTCCCCTGACTCTTCCACCCCCCATTCCTTGTTCTCCAGTACCCCTCCTTTCTCTCCAGCCCCCCTTCCTTGCACTCCATCCCCTTTCCTtgctctccagccctgcttttCTTGCTGTCCACCCTCCCTCCTTGTTCCCCAGTCCTTTTCTTGTtctccagcccaggagggagctgggctgggatgcaggggcagccacagctgctctgggcaccctgtgccagggcctgcccaccctgccagggaacaattcctgattcccaagagcccatccagccctgccctctggcagtttaaGGCCATTGTCCTGGCACTCTGCCCATATAAAAAGTGCCTCTCCTTTTTATAAACCCTTTTAAGCACTGGAAGGAGCTCCAAGGTCTCCCTGCACCtgtcccttctccaggctggacaatcccagttctcccagcctgtttccagagcagaggggctccagcttTGGGATCATCTTTGTGGTGGTGCCATGGTGGAAGGGTCTGATGTGCCCCTGGCATTTCTGGGTTTGGTTTGATTGTAATCCAACCCACGTGAATGAAACATCCCATCTGCTCTGTTCCTTTTTCCAGAGTTTGGAGTatgtgagaagctgccagaggAATCACTcctattttaatttctccttcaTCAGGTACAAAGATCTTTAtggggttttaaaattattttggttgtTGCTTGAGCTGGAACCTTGGGTTGATCCAAAATGAGAATCAGAAtcaggtttgggttggaaaagaccttaaagatcacctcattccaaggcctgccctgagcagggccacctcccaggctgctcagagtgcatccagcctggccttggtgAGTGACAGCGCtctcctggctcagggacatCGCATTGAAGGGCACTCAGGGACCTCAGGAGCTTCCGAGGCCTCGTGGCTGGAGCGGCTCAGGATCCCCACAGGAGTCCCCCAGCCCCATTTTGGGTGATGCAGGGCCTGGCAGGCAGGGCCAGATGTGTAGGCAGGACACCTCGGGAGGGTTTGGGTGCTGTGGAtgctctgtgggtgctgtgggtgctgtggatGCTGTGTGCGTGCTGTGGATGCTGTGTggatgctgtgggtgctgtgtgggtgctgtgtgggtgctgtggatgctgtggatgctgtgtgggtgctgtgtgggtgctgtgtgggtgctgtgggtgctgtgtgggtgctgtggatgctgtggatgctgtgtgggtgctgtggaggctgtgggtgctgtggatGCTGTGGATGCTGTGTGGAtgctgtgtgggtgctgtgtgggtgctgtggatgctgtgggttctgtgggtgctgtgggtgctgtgggtgctgtgggtgctgtgtggaTGCTGTGGATactgtgtgggtgctgtgggtgctgtgggtgcttgGGTGCTGTGGATGCTGTGTGGATGCTGTGGATactgtgtgggtgctgtgggtgctgtgggtgcttgggtgctgtggatgctgtgggtgctgtgtgggtgctgtgggtgctgtgtggatgctgtgggagctgtgtgggtgctgtgtgggtgctgtatgggtgctctgtgggtgctctgtggatgctgtgggtgctctgtggatgctgtgtgggtgctgtgggtgctgtgtggatgctgtgggagctgtgtgggtgctgtgtgggtgctgtatgggtgctctgtgggtgctctgtggatgctgtgggtgctgtgtggaTGCTGTGTGGGTGCTGTATGGGTGCTGTGTggatgctgtgggtgctgtgtgggtgctgtatgggtgctgtgtgggtgctgtgtggatgctgtgggtgctgtgtggatgctgtggatgctgtgggtgctgtgggtgctgtgtgggtgctgtgggtgctgtgtggatgctgtgggtgctgtgtggatgctgtgggtgctgtgtggaTGCTGTGGTTactctgtgggtgctgtgtggatgctgtgggtgctgtgtgggtgctgtggaGGCTGTGGGTGGTGTGTGGATGCTGTGTGGATGCTGTGGAtgctctgtgggtgctgtggtTGCTCTTTGGGTGCTGTGtgggagctcagggctggctgctctgcagacactgcCCTCagagcctgcctgtgctgcctgtgcagggctgtcactgccacccagggctgtcactgccatccagggctggcactgccatccagggctggagctgccatccagggctggagctgccatccagggctggcactgccatccAGGGCTGGCATTCACTCCTGCTCCACCTCAGGCCTCCCACGTGCCTGGGCCCGGCTGTGGGGCCCttgcacagggcagagctgggcagggatcCTGGGGCTGGAATTGGGGCTAATCCCGAGCTCTGGGATGTGTGAGGGACACGACCCTGGGGAATGAGGGactgctgtgcacacagaggATCCCAGAGCATTTGGGATTCACAGGGAATTGCTGACACAGCCCTGAGGTGGGATCTGGACAGagcctctcctcttccccatcTGCAGGGGTCTGATCTGCTTCAGTTCCCTGGGACAaggctgcacacacagaccagaatcccaaaatcccagacttgtttgggttggaagggaccttagagcccacccagtgccacccctgccatggcagggacacctcccactgtcccaggctgctccagccccagtgtccagcctggccttgggcactgccagggctgtggcagccacagGGGGTGGCTCTGCTGGTGACCACAGCAGCCTTGCAGGGCAGCCACCTCCCGTTTGCTAAGGAAtaaaaccccagaggagcccTGGGAGTGCCTGGCAGCTGCAATCCAGGGAATCCACGGGAGCCTGGGGCTGTTTTATCCCAGCCTGTGGATCTGTCCGGGCATACTTGGCAGAGCCCAGCGCTGCTGTCCCTCCTCACGTGGCTGCACAGGAGCTCCTTGCAggtgaggggagggagcagtgcCCTTGTGTGGGGCCCAGGCCCTGTGTTTGCCCTCCTTTTCCTGGGGAAGGAACAATGCCTGCCTGTGGATGTGTTCCCTGCTCCAATCTGTGCCTTATCTCCCCGGGAAAGGCAAACACACAATTCCAGCTGTTTATTTGCCTGCGGGCTTTTAAGATATCCCAACCTTGAAAAAGCAGTGTCGGAGCTTTTTGCTCTTGCACTGATGACCTCAGTGCTCATAAATGGTGTTTTGTAAGTGTGAAGGGAATCCTAtaatcctggaatggtttggattggaaaggatttcaaagctcatccagttccacaggaagggacaccttccattaaTCCTTGACTGCTCcagccccaatgtccaacctggccttggacactgccagggatccaggggcagccacagctgctctgggcaaaaTCCTCCCCTTTTCCTACTTTGTTCTCCCTGCCTTGTGCTGCAGCTTCACTGCTTTGTTCAATCCTGAGGTTTCAACTGGATTTGGTAAGGGCTAAGATCAGATGGAGACTGGAAAAGCCAAGAGCTGAGATGGGGAGAAGGGCCTGGCCCCTGGAGGCTGGTGGGATGTGGGAATGCAGCCTGGAGGGAGCAGTGACATTCCCACTGAGTTCCagctgcacaggacaccccgGGGACATCTCAGTGTCAGCCTGGGAAACATTTTGGGATTACAAGGAACATGGaaagggactttggacaagggctgcagggacaggagccagggaatggctcccagtgccagagggcagggctggatgggctcttgggaatcaggaattgttccctggcagggtgggcaggccctggcacagggtgcccagagcagctgtggctgcccctgcatccctggcagtgcccaaggccaggctggacactggggctggagcagcctgggacagtgggaggggtccctgccatggcaggggtggcaccgGATGGATTTTAAGGTCCTCTTTAAGGTCTTTAGGtcctctctggacaatctgtgccagtgccaaaTGGTACCAGAGTGTTTGGCAATGATTTGGGCAATGTGTTCTCCATGAATGCCCAGAAAGTTGTTCCTGAATTGTTCCTTCTTCCTGTTCTGCCCTTACTCTGCATTGCCTGACTCAAAGGAAGGGAACAACCCCATGATATTCCATTTTCCTTCCCACTAAATAAAACCCCTTTAaaccctggcagtgcccaaggccaggctggggcagcctgggacagtgggaggtgtccctgccatagCAGGGGATGATCTCcaaggtccttccaacccagcccattccacgattccatgaagtgaaaatggattttttggAGGTATAACAGCACTGCCTCAGTTCACAACCACCCTGACAttttctgagcagcagaaggagctgcacaATCAGGATCAGCACAGAAATAGTGACTGATTAACAGGAATTTGGTGGTGGCTGCCACTCCAGGGCTTTGGTACAGCTGGATTTTAGTCACAGAGAtctctggaggagcaggaatgttTCCAGAGAGGTCTCAGCAGagtgagagggaaaaggagaggagaggatgcTCTGTCTGGAGAAATTAGAACATCTGCCCAGAAACTGAGCAGGACACAAGCTGCaagaacatttaatttctgcaggaagctcagcagcagctccagctctctgctgcagtgctgactGATTCAGCCCAGCTTTTCTCGGTGCTGGAGTGctccctcctgcttttccactcTTGTTCCATGGACAGGAAAGGCCTCCAGGGGTTAATTTGGATCCCAGCAGCTGAAGAGGTGGAGCAGAGAGCCCggggcagtgctgtgtgtggcTTTCCATGCTGGGAATTCAGCTCTGGAATGGCTGGTGACCACTCAGGGCTCCAGGGAGTGCTTGCTTTGCCAACATCTATATTTATAAACTGTTAGTATGGAGAATTGAATTAATCAGCCACACAGGACTGATAGATTAGAGGATTAATTAAAAGTTCAGGCTCCCAACAGAGCAGGTGGGCTTGGAAACCCTCAGAGAacccccagggcagctcctgtggggccctgtgtccctcaggtcccagcacagggggagcacacacagctccagcccccaAAGGCAGCCGTGTGTGCCGTGTTTGCCATGGGGCAGCTGCCAGGACGTgcaatcccagctccagcacctgctctggggctgtcactgccctgtcctgctcctgtcACTCAGCCCCAGAAAGGCCCTGGAGCTCACTGGGAATCGCTGGGATCAGCCCCTCAGACGGGCAGGGTGGGCTAATTAGCAGCTTGCCtaattctcttttaatttccatttctctgagttcattctgctttatttcccaTTTCTTGAAGAGTTcattctgctttgtttcctgTTCCTTGAAGAGTtcattctgctttgttttccacttCTCCAAGAGCtcattctgctttgttttccacttTCTCCAAGAGTtcattctgctttgttttccacttTCTCCAAGAGCtcattctgctttgttttccatttctccaagatgctcctgccctgccctgtgcctccaGGAGTGTGACCCCCCCCAGCAGAGATGGTGGCCTTTAACTGGAAGGTGAGGCTGGGGCACATTCCCAAAGCAGGGATTGCTGCTCTTCCCATGGGGGTGTGTTTGGGGGGGCTCTGATGATTCCTTTCCCAGGGAGGGTTGTGTGACCCCCACGCTCTCAGGGCCAGGGATTTGTTGTTGTCCTGCCTTGCCAGACGTGCTTGTCCCAGGGTTTGCTGTTGGGGCCTCACATGTTGGACCTGAGCTCACCAGAGCTCTGCtcacccctgctcctcctgcctttcctccttccaggtttttctcttccttcagctgcttttgttaCTGGAGGGGGATTTCTCCActgtattttggggttttggggccGTGAAAGCTCTGCAGGGTCTGTGCCAGGCACCACAAGTGATGGAGCAGCAACTCCTGCATGGGGCTGTCAGAGCAAGTccaggaggctccaggatgagcagagggctggagcagctctgctggcaggaaaggctggcacagctggcattgctcagcctgggcaggagaagctctgggc is part of the Prinia subflava isolate CZ2003 ecotype Zambia chromosome 3, Cam_Psub_1.2, whole genome shotgun sequence genome and harbors:
- the KCNE2 gene encoding potassium voltage-gated channel subfamily E member 2, coding for MAKLQNFTWAVEDIFKDTFLNYMNSWRRNMTEAANKLQAEVAAENFDYVILYLMVMIGMFSFIIVAILVSTVKSKRREHSNDPYHQYIVEDWGEKYKNQVLNPEDLKCVIHENLGARDKASPESP